Within Scomber scombrus unplaced genomic scaffold, fScoSco1.1 SCAFFOLD_187, whole genome shotgun sequence, the genomic segment tagCTGCTAACATGCTAAAGCTAACACACACAGGTTAGCTGCTAACATGCTAAAGCTAACACAGACAGGTTAGCTGCTAACATGCTAACGGTAACTGTCTGAACAGAAAGGTTCAACATGTTTAATGCTAACAGTTAGCAGCTAGCGGCAGCAGTGTGTATTATGATGCTAACAGTTAGCAGCTAGATGCAGCAGTGTGTATTATGATGCTAACAGTTAGCAGCTAGCGGCAGCAGTGTGTATTATGATGCTAACAGTTAGCAGCTGGCTGCAGCAGTGCGTAATATGATGCTAACAGTTAGCAGCTAGATGCAGCAGTGTGTATTATGATGCTAACAGTTAGCAGCTAGCGGCAGCAGTGTGTAATATGATGCTAACAGTTAGCAGCTAGCTGAGTCTTACCGGTCCAGCTGGTTCATTCCTCCTCTCGGCTGTTTCCTGTTCtacctttcctctctcttcctcttccgcTATTCTTCctgctttcttctctctcttcttctctgtttattattctcttcttcttcttcttcttcttcttcttcttcttctttctgtttatctTTCAGATCCGCGCTGCGTGAAGCTAACGTTGCTGTCAGTGCGCATGTGCAGGAGCGGCGTACGGCAGCCGGTGAGggagtattttattttgtgtaaaaactttatttaaacatttagagatgaacaatgaaatattttgataataataaatgttatattatagAACCTGTTCATGTTCTGTCTGTGTTCTCTACAGGTTCTCTGTAGGTTCTCTACAGGTTCTCTGTAGGTTCTCTGTAGGTTCTCTACAGGTTCTCTGTAGGTTCTCTGCAGGTTCTCTGTAGGTTCTCTGCAGGTTCTCTGTAGGTTCTCTGTAGGTTCTCTGCAGGTTCTCTGTAGGTTCTCTACAGGTTCTCTACAGGTTCTCTGTAGGTTCTCTACAGGTTCTCTACAGGTTCTCTACAGGTTCTCTGTAGGTTCTGTATAGGTTCTCTGTAGGTTCTCTGCAGGTTCTCTACAGGTTCTCTACAGGTTCTCTACAGGTTCTCTACAGGTTCTCTGTAGGTTCTCTACAGGTTCTCTGTAGGTTCTCTGCAGGTTCTCTGTAGGTTCTCTACAGGTTCTCTACAGGTTCTCTGTAGGTTCTCTATAGGTTCTCTGTAGGTTCTCTGCAGGTTCTCTACAGGTTCTCTACAGGTTCTCTGTAGGTTCTCTACAGGTTCTCTACAGGTTCTCTACAGGTTCTCTGTAGGTTCTCTGTAGGTTCTCTGCAGGTTCTCTACAGGTTCTCTGCAGGTTCTCTACAGGTTCTCTGTAGGTTCTCTGCAGGTTCTCTGCAGGTTCTCTACAGGTTCTCTACAGGTTCTCTGTAGGTTCTCTGCAGGTTCTCTACAGGTTCTCTGCAGGTTCTCTACAGGTTCTCTGTAGATTCTCTACAGGTTCTCTACAGGTTCTCTATAGGTTCTCTACAGGTTCTCTGTAGATTCTCTACAGGTTCTCTGCAGGTTCTCTGTAGGTTCTCTACAGGTTCTCTACAGGTTCTCTGTAGGTTCTCTACAGGTTCTCTGTAGATTCTCTACAGGTTCTCTACAGGTTCTCTACAGGTTCTCTGCAGGTTCTCTACAGGTTCTCTACAGGTTCTCTACAGGTTATCTGTAGGTTCTCTGCAGGTTCTCTGTAGGTTCTCTACAGGTTCTCTACAGGTTCTCTACAGGTTATCTGTAGGTTCTCTGCAGGTTCTCTGTAGATTCTCTACAGGTTCTCTACAGGTTCTCTGTAGGTTCTCTGCAGGTTCTCTGTAGGTTCTCTGTAGGTTCTCTGCAGGTTCTCTGTAGGTTCTCTGTAGGTTCTCTGTAGGTTCTCTGCAGGTTCTCTACAGGTTCTCTACAGGTTCTCTGCAGGTTCTCTACAGGTTCTCTACAGGTTCTCTGTAGGTTCTCTACAGGTTCTCTACAGGTTCTCTGTAGATTCTCTACAGGTTCTCTACAGGTTCTCTATAGGTTCTCTACAGGTTCTCTGTAGATTCTCTACAGGTTCTCTGTAGGTTCTCTACAGGTTCTCTACAGGTTCTCTGTAGGTTCTCTACAGGTTCTCTGTAGATTCTCTACAGGTTCTCTATAGGTTCTCTACAGGTTCTCTACAGGTTCTCTGCAGGTTCTCTACAGGTTCTCTACAGGTTCTCTACAGGTTATCTGTAGGTTCTCTGCAGGTTCTCTGTAGGTTCTCTACAGGTTCTCTACAGGTTCTCTACAGGTTATCTGTAGTTTCTCTGCAGGTTCTCTGTAGATTCTCTACAGGTTCTCTACAGGTTCTCTGTAGGTTCTCTGCAGGTTCTCTGTAGGTTCTCTGTAGGTTCTCTGCAGGTTCTCTGTAGGTTCTCTACAGGTTCTCTGTAGGTTCTCTGTAGGTTCTCTGTAGGTTCTCTGTAGGTTCTCTGCAGGTTCTCTTATACACATACAGAAAGCTTTATTAATCCCTGAAGGGTAATTGTCCAccataaagacattaaatacaAAGCGGGGTTCAATCTGTTACAGTTAGTCAGCAGacagtagaataaataataatgatgagacaataaaataataaagccGCCCAGAATAAAGTCAATACCTGCttattagaaagaaaaaataagaataataaataagtgaataaatgGATGACTGAAGCCGTTGAGCTGAGAACAGATCATTTCCTTAactcagtatttatttatttagcagcgtaATAAATTATCTTTCTGGGAGGAAACAAATTCGTCGTTGGAGATAAATTTGTTTCCTCCCAGAAAGATAATTTATTCATCTCCAACAAATTCACAACAATGTGATCGTGTTTCATCACTTTCTGCTGTTCAAGGCGATAATATTATTTAAACACTTCCTGTCCAGATTATTGaaccaataaaagaaaaagtaagaagaCTCAATATcagacggggagttctggtcctctgaaatgaggccaaccaggaagtaacttaaactgcattctatcaaaaggccaccagggggcgaccgttttggtgtcaaaaggacttccgtctctatacaagtcaatggagaattcaccaacttctcacttgatttctaacctcagtaaacgttttcaaaatgtgtttatggtctcaatcgctagtttaaagccttcttcaatgcagtatgatgttcatttgggacattttggcctccctgattttatatgtgacgataaagcagggtatgcattagggcgtggctacgtggtgattgacaggttgattggttcacaggttcagggtTAGCATCAGCAGGTTAGCATCAGCAGGTTAGCATCAGCAGGTTAGCATCAGCAGGTTAGCATCAGCAGGTTAGCATCAGCAGGTTAGCATCAGCAGGTTGCCGGGGGAGACGGTGGTAGATGGGTTAGTCCAGTTCTAAATCCCCCATGATGCAACAGTCAGTTCTATCTAAGAGCCAAATTGCACATTCttttcctaggatggtgaagccATGACCACATTGATCGGTGTTATTGATCGGTGTTATTGATCGTTGTTATTGATCGGTGATATTGATCGGTGTTATTGATCAGTGTTATTGATCGATGATATTGATCGGTGTTATTGATCGGTGATATTGATCAGTGTTATTGATCGATGATATTGATCGATGATATTGATCGGTGTTATTGATCGATGATATTGATCAGTGTTATTGATCGATGATATTGATCGATGATATTGATCGGTGTTATTGATCGATGATATTGATCGATGATATTGATCGATGATATTGATCGATGATATTGATCGGTGTTATTGATCGATGATATTGATCAGTGTTATTGATCGATGATATTGATCGATGATATTGATCGATGATATTGATCGATGATATTGATCGATGATATTGATCGGTGTTATTGATCGATGATATTGATCAGTGTTATTGATCGATGATATTGATCGATGATATTGATCGGTGTTATTGATCGGTGTTATTGATCAGTGTTATTGATCGGTGATATTGATCAGTGTTATTGATCGGTGTTATTGATCAGTGTTATTGATCGATGATATTGATCAGTGTTATTGATCGGTGATATTGATCAGTGTTATTGATCGGTGTTATTGATCAGTGTTATTGATCGATGATATTGATGTGACCAATGAAACAAAGACGAGATTTTTTCCTTTcgtatttttttattagtttttaaacACGAGGACATTTTCAGGCAGGAGaaatcaaccaatcacagaCAAGCATACAACATAATACAGCAGGACCGCCTGATTGGCTGGTGAGGTGTCCGGCTTTAAGGAAGACGATTTGTGGAGAGCAGTGCGGGTGGGGGGGGAGTGCGTGTGTCACATGGACTGGTTGGTTGTCATGGTAACTTGTTCACTAATTACTCTTCTAATTAACTATCAACGCTcagttctgattggctgtgatctagctgttgccatggcaacatgGACTGATGGAAGGTGACGCAGCCAATCAGAACCAGCCGTACATGATCTGCCAATCAGAAACAcgtttattaaatattaattattatttcatgtaaaaaacaaaaaaagggtaataaataataaataaatacataaacaaacacattaaccaGCTGATTGACGATATTGATCATTAACTTCTCAGCTGTGGGATCAATACTCTGATACGTGCTGATCGACTATTGATAAAATCCTCCATCCTCATTggcagtgacatcacagcatATGTGCATGCTGATAGGTCGGTTAGAGGGTTAAAGCTGCGAGAGGATGATATCACAGAAAATACAAGGAAAACaagtcagtgaacgcatcacagGTTGTAAAATAACTGACTGCCAGTGAACGCATCACAGGTTGTAAAATAACTGACTGCCAGTGAACGCATCACAGGTTGTAAAATAACTCAGACTGCCAGTGAACGCATCACAGGTTGTAAAATAACTGACTGCCAGTGAACGCATCACAGGTTGTAAAATAACTCAGACtgtcagtgaacgcatcacagGTTGTAAAATAACTGACTGCCAGTGAACGCATCACAGGTTGTAAAATAACTGACTGCCAGTGAACGCATTACAGGTTTATAAATtaacacaaactaaaaaaatgtcacaatgaagaaaaaatgtaaaacataaaaacataaaaacatgtttcaggaCAGGAAATTTTAAACATCCACGTTAACGCAGctttaacatgtgtgtgtgtgtgtgtgtgtctctgtgtgtgtgtctctgtgtgtgtatatatgtgtgtatctctgtgtatatgtgtctattTGGAGTTGACCCTCAGCTTGAAGGAAACCCTCCCAGCGAACTTGTCCCTCTCGCTGCCCACGCTCAGCGTGTTGGAGTTGATCTTACACTCCACGTTCACGTCCGTGTTCAGCGACACGTTCAGGAACTTTACGGCGACCAGCGGCTGTGTGTAGTTcacctgaggacacacacaggaatgttaccacacacaggaagtgttaccacacacaggaagtgttaCCACAGACACCCGACCCTGTGTGTGCTCAGTAAGGGTCATTGAGTCTCACCTGAGCTTTCTTTCCGTAGTACGGATAATACATCAGGTTGAAGCTTCCATTGGGAGGAAAGTACGCCAGAGCCCCGATCTTATCTGAGTCCTcgtactacacacacacacacacacacacacacaaacatacgtacacacacacacgtacacacacacacgtacacacacgtacacacacaaacatacgtacacacacacacacacacacacacataatttcaATGATGTCATAACTATCTGATCAATTTACATATACAGCAACCTTACACAGAGAGTGCTCTAACCATCAGGAGAACGTGTGGAGAACGTAGGGAACATCATCTGGAGACCATTTGCAGAACACGTGGAGAACGTGGAGAACGTGTGGAGAACGTGTGGGGAACGTgtggagaacatgtggagaaCGTGTGGAGAACGTGTGGAGAACGTgtggagaacatgtggagaacgtgtggagaacatgtggagaaTGTGTGGGGAACGTgtggagaacatgtggagaacatgtggagaacatgtggagaacatgtggagaaCGTGTGGAGAACGTGTGGAGAACGCGTGGAGAACGTgtggagaacatgtggagaacatgtggagaacatgtggagaaCGTGTGGAGAACGTGTGGAGAATGTGTGGGGAACGTgtggagaacatgtggagaacatgtggagaacatgtggagaacatgtggagaaCGTGTGGAGAACACGTGGAGAACGTGTGGAGAACGTGTGGAGAACGTgtggagaacatgtggagaacatgtggagaacacgtggagaacatgtggagaaCGTGTGGAGAACACGTGGAAAACACGTGGAGAACACgtggagaacatgtggagaacatgtggagaaCGTGTGGGGAACATgtggagaacatgtggagaaCGTGTGGAGAATGTGTGGAGAACATATGGAGAACACGTGGAGAACACgtggagaacatgtggagaacacgtggagaacatgtggagaacatgtggagaacacgtggagaacatgtggagaacatgtggagaacatgtggagaaCACGTGGAGAACACgtggagaacatgtggagaacacgtggagaacatgtggagaacatgtggagaacatgtggagaacatgtggagaacacgtggagaacatgtggagaaCGTGTGGAGAACGTGTGGAGAACGTgtggagaacatgtggagaacatgtggagaacatgtggagaaTGTGTGGGGAACGTgtggagaacatgtggagaacatgtggagaacatgtggagaacatgtggagaaCGTGTGGAGAACACGTGGAGAACACGTGGAGAACGTGTGGAGAACGTGTGGAGAACGTGTGGAGAACGTgtggagaacatgtggagaacatgtggagaacacgtggagaacatgtggagaacatgtggagaacacgtggagaacatgtggagaaCGTGTGGAGAATGTGTGGGGAACGTATGGAGAACGTgtggagaacatgtggagaaCGTGTGGAGAACGTgtggagaacatgtggagaacatgtggagaacatgtggagaacatgtggagaaCGTGTGGAGAACGTGTGGAGAACGTgtggagaacatgtggagaacatgtggagaacgtgtggagaacatgtggagaacatgtggagaacatgtggagaacatgtggagaacatgtggagaaTGTGTGGGGAACGTATGGAGAACGTgtggagaacatgtggagaacgtgtggagaacatgtggagaacatgtggagaaCATGTGCTCTTTGCTACACTCtacctgtttttctctgttaagGGTTCTTAAGTTCTACTGATCTTACCCAGTCATCTTTCCCCACTCTGTACCTCTGAGGACGATAAGATGGAGACAGGtcatgaagacagacagacaggtgtgcagacagacaggtgtgcagacagacaggtgtgcagacagacaggtgtgcagacagacaggcagacagacctTCGCTCCACAGCTGACAAACGGAGACTGAGCGTCTTTCCCCGGCAACATGCCGATGACCTggagacaaacaggaagtgacacgtCAACACAGTACttatagtatagtagtagtagtagtactgtagtactatagtagtagtagtagtagtagtactgtagtagtactatagtagtagtagtagtagtactatagtagtagtagtagtagtactatagtagtagtactgtagtagtactatagtagtagtagtagtagtactatagtagtagtagtagtagtactatagtagtagtactgtagtagtactatagtagtagtagtagtagtactatagtagtagtactgtagtagtactatagtagtagtactatagtagtagtagtagtagtactatagtagtagtagtagtagtagtactatagtagtagtagtagtactggtactgtagtagtactatagtagtagtactgtagtagtactatagtagtagtactatagtagtagtactgtagtagtagtactgtagtagtactatagtagtagtactgtagtagtactatagtagtagtactgtagtacccGGTTGAGCTTGATGAGCACGCAGGGTTGGCCGCTGCTGTAACCATAGAAACGATCCAACATCCCAGAACAATCCTCCAGCATGGTCCGATTAAACTGACAGGAACGCTTCGGATTGTTCCtcacctgcagagagacagacaggcagagagtgagacaggcaggctgagagtgagacagacaggcagaggttgagacaggcaggcagagagtgggacagacaggtagagagtgagacaggcaggcagagagtgagacaggcaggctgaggttgagacagacaggtagagagtgaGAAAGGCAGGCAGAGgttgagacagacaggtagagagtgagaaaggcaggcagagagtgagacaggcaggcagagagtgagacagacaggtagagagtgagacaggcaggcagagagtgagacaggcaggctgagagtgagacagacaggcagaggttgagacaggcaggcagagagtgggacagacaggtagagagtgagacagacaggcagagagtgagacaggcaggctgaggttgagacagacaggtagagagtgaGAAAGGCAGGCAGAGGTTGggacaggcaggcagagagtgagacagacaggtagagagtgagacaggcaggcagagagtgagacaggcaggctgagagtgagacaggcaggcagagagtgagacaggcaggcagaggttgagacagacaggtagagagtgaGAAAGGCAGGCAGAGgttgagacagacaggtagagagtgagaaaggcaggcagagagtgagacaggcaggcagagagtgagacagacaggtagagagtgagacaggcaggcagagagtgagacaggcaggctgagagtgagacagacaggcagaggttgagacaggcaggcagagagtgggacagacaggtagagagtgagacagacaggcagagagtgagacaggcaggctgaggttgagacagacaggtagagagtgaGAAAGGCAGGCAGAGGTTGggacaggcaggcagagagtgagacagacaggtagagagtgagacaggcaggcagagagtgagacaggcaggctgagagtgagacaggcaggcagagagtgagacaggcaggcaaagagtgagacaggtagagagtgagacagacaggtagagagtgagacaagcaggcagagagtgagacaggcaggcagagtgagacagatagagagtgagacagacaggtagagagtgagacagacaggtagagagtgagacaggcaggcagagagtgagacaggtagagagtgagacagacaggtagagagtgagacaggcaggcagagagtgagacagacaggtagagaaacaggtagagagtgagacagacaggcagagagtgagacagttcgagagtgagacaggtaaagaatgagacagacaggtagagagtggAACAGTTAGAAAGTGAGACAGGCAggtagagagtgagacagacaggcagagagtgAAACAGTtagagagtgagacaggcaggtagagagtgagacagacaggtagagagtgaaacagacaggtagagagtgagacagacaggcagagagtgagacagacaggctgagagtgagacagatagagagtgagacagacatgtagagagacaggtagagagtgagacagacaggctgagagtgagacagatagagagtgagacagacatgTAGAGAGAAAggtagagagtgagacagacaggcagatagtgagacaggtagagagtgagacagacaggtagacagtaAGACACGcaggcagagagtgagacaggtagagagtgagacagacaggtagagagtgagacagaaaggcagagagtgagacaggtagagagtgagacaggcaggcagagagtgagacaggtagCGAGTGAGACAGAAAGGTAGAGAGTGAAACTGTtagagagtgagacaggcaggtagagagtgagacagacaggtagagagtgaaACAGTtagagagtgagacaggcaggtagagagtgagacagacaggtagagagtgaaACAGTtagagagtgagacaggcaggtagagagtgagacagacaggtagagagtgaaACAGTtagagagtgagacaggcaggtagagagtgagacagacaggtagagagtgaaACAGGTAGAGaatgagacagacaggcagagagtgagacaggcaggcagagagtgagacagacaggcagagagtgagacagacaggtagagagacaggtagagagtgagacagacaggtagagagtgaaACAGttagagagtgagacagacaggtagaaaGTGAGACAGGTAGAAAGTGAGACAGGTGTACCTCTCCACTGTCCTCTTGAATGAAGTATTGATCTGGAGGACAGTTATCGTTGGTCTGAACCTGATAGCTGTCATTGTacgctgcagacagagagacagacaggcaggcagagagacagacaggcaggcagagagtgagacagataggcagagagacagacaggcaggcatagagtgagacagacaggcagagagacagacaggcaggcagagagtgagacagacaggcagagagacagacaggcagagagtgagaccgacaggcagagagacagacaggcaggcagagagagacagacaggcagtcaggcaggcaggcagagagacagacaggcaggcagagagacagacaggcagtcaggcaggcaggcagagagacagacaggcagttattttttttaatctggtgacaaacaaacaaaatttaaataaaataaaatgttatctaAACAATTACAAAGGAAACAAGActattaaatgtgatgatttaatataaatatataaaatctcaattaatcaattaatcaattcattgaaACACTTCT encodes:
- the LOC133976982 gene encoding sodium/potassium-transporting ATPase subunit beta-2-like, which translates into the protein MSATKEENRKASGGWREFFWNPQTHELMGRTASSWGMILLFYLVFYLFLAGMFVLTMYMLLLTLDDYKPTWQDRLVTPGMMIRPKGDQLEISFSVSETESWDGLVQNLNTFLSPYNDSYQVQTNDNCPPDQYFIQEDSGEVRNNPKRSCQFNRTMLEDCSGMLDRFYGYSSGQPCVLIKLNRVIGMLPGKDAQSPFVSCGAKRYRVGKDDWYEDSDKIGALAYFPPNGSFNLMYYPYYGKKAQVNYTQPLVAVKFLNVSLNTDVNVECKINSNTLSVGSERDKFAGRVSFKLRVNSK